In Chaetodon trifascialis isolate fChaTrf1 chromosome 2, fChaTrf1.hap1, whole genome shotgun sequence, one DNA window encodes the following:
- the LOC139337766 gene encoding ladderlectin-like — translation MYAWVKKKKKKKKKKKKKKKKKIEEILGSSLASAHSLLEYNFLKQLTWRAGFLTAWIGGYRFQGYWKWDDGTPFDYNNWYSHGSSSYDCIYLNSQDSRGWTGERCNLGHPFICSFKLIHCSSLSTEVCSSLTTWINSY, via the exons ATGTACGCGTGggttaagaagaagaagaagaagaagaagaagaagaagaagaagaagaagaagaagatagaggaaat TTTGGGCTCGAGTCTGGCGTCAGCCCACAGTTTATTGGAATACAATTTCCTGAAGCAGCTGACCTGGAGGGCTGGTTTCTTAACAGCCTGGATAGGTGGATACAGATTCCAG GGCTACTGGAAGTGGGATGATGGTACACCATTCGACTACAACAACTGGTATTCCCACGGCAGTAGCAGCTATGACTGCATCTACTTGAACAGCCAAG ACTCTCGAGGCTGGACCGGTGAGCGCTGTAACTTGGGACATCCATTCATCTGCTCATTTAAACTCATCCACTGCTCGAGTCTGAGCACAGAGGTGTGTTCATCACTGACTACTTGGATCAACAGTTACTAA
- the LOC139337756 gene encoding snaclec A8-like has protein sequence MAARLILSVILCAALSIGAATEVDANATVAARRAPALFQARFDFCLDGWLSFRGNCYFLANHPDTWRNAQRFCSSYDASLASVHNIWQYNFLQRLVNTGGHTFAWIGGYYFQDEWRWEDGSVFGYHHWETASSPDDYQCLQLNSQASRGWSNHGCSLPFPFICQARPNC, from the exons ATGGCTGCTCGACTGATCCTCTCCGTtatcctctgtgctgctctgtccaTTGGGGCTgcaacag AGGTGGATGCTAATGCTACTGTTGCTGCTCGAAGAGCTCCTGCTCTGTTCCAAG CTCGTTTCGATTTTTGCCTTGACGGTTGGCTTAGTTTCCGTGGTAACTGCTACTTCTTAGCCAACCACCCTGATACCTGGAGAAATGCCCAG AGGTTCTGTTCTAGCTATGATGCCAGTCTTGCCTCAGTTCACAACATCTGGCAGTATAATTTCCTCCAGCGTTTGGTCAACACAGGTGGTCACACTTTTGCCTGGATTGGAGGTTATTACTTCCAG GATGAGTGGAGATGGGAAGATGGCTCAGTGTTTGGCTATCACCACTGGGAAACAGCAAGCTCCCCTGACGATTACCAGTGTCTACAGCTAAACTCTCAAG CATCCAGGGGCTGGTCCAATCATGGTTGCAGCTTGCCCTTCCCATTCATCTGTCAGGCTAGGCCAAACTGCTAG
- the LOC139344835 gene encoding ladderlectin-like, whose product MKTLLVLSILLCAAFAAPAEEKAPGPKAAVEVLKEEMAVAPETEDKMMMMKDEEVMVPKDSGSVPRNARVLEEAAPPQSRFNFCPVGWFSHGSRCFQFINTAMSWYNAEEHCNNLGGHLASVTNPREYSFLQQITKTAGQSVAWLGGFNLQGRWMWIDREGFYYTNWQTLSSTSSFPCVYLSSTTGWRNTQCGTAYRFICAMNPFNC is encoded by the exons atgaagactctcctcgtcctctccattctcctctgtgctgcatttgCAG CTCCAGCTGAAGAAAAGGCTCCAGGTC caaaagcagcagtggaggtCCTGAAGGAAGAGATGGCTGTTGCTCCTG agacagaggacaagatgatgatgatgaaagatGAAGAAGTAATGGTGCCAAAAGATTCTGGCTCTGTTCCCAGAAACG CACGTGTCTTAGAGGAGGCAGCACCACCTCAAT CTCGTTTTAACTTCTGTCCAGTCGGCTGGTTCAGCCATGGCTCTCGCTGCTTCCAGTTCATCAATACTGCCATGTCCTGGTACAATGCTGAG gagcactgcaacaatcTGGGTGGCCACCTGGCCTCCGTCACCAACCCCAGAGAGTACAGCTTCCTCCAGCAGATCACAAAGACAGCCGGTCAGAGCGTTGCATGGCTGGGAGGCTTCAACCTGCAG GGCCGGTGGATGTGGATCGACCGTGAAGGTTTCTATTACACCAACTGGCAAaccctctcctccaccagcagcttcCCATGCGTCTACTTAAGCTCCACCA CTGGATGGCGTAACACTCAGTGTGGCACTGCTTACCGCTTCATCTGTGCCATGAACCCGTTCAACTGTTAA